One window from the genome of Cryptomeria japonica chromosome 6, Sugi_1.0, whole genome shotgun sequence encodes:
- the LOC131044222 gene encoding small ribosomal subunit protein eS1y, giving the protein MAVGKNKRISKGKKGGKKKAVDPFTKKDWYDIKAPSSFNTRTVGKTLVTRTQGTKIASDGLKHRVFEISLADLQNDEDQAYRKIKLRAEDVQGRNVLTNFWGMDFTTDKLRSLVRKWQTLIEAHVDVKTTDNYTLRMFCIAFTKRRPNQVKRTCYAQSSQIRQIRKKMAEIMVREASSCDLKELVAKFIPEVIGKEIEKATSSIYPLQNVFIRKVKILKAPKFDLGKLMEVHGDYSEEIGVKVDRPADETPAEAEAELVGA; this is encoded by the exons ATGGCGGTCGG GAAGAACAAGCGCATCTCGAAGGGCAAGAAGGGAGGAAAGAAGAAAGC GGTCGATCCGTTTACGAAGAAGGATTGGTACGACATAAAGGCTCCATCTTCCTTCAACACCAGGACCGTCGGGAAGACGCTCGTTACCAGAACGCAGGGAACCAAG ATTGCTTCTGATGGTCTTAAGCACCGTGTGTTTGAGATTTCCCTAGCCGATCTTCAGAATGATGAGGATCAGGCATACAGAAAGATCAAGCTTCGTGCAGAAGATGTTCAGGGCAGAAATGTTCTTACAAATTTCTGG GGCATGGATTTCACAACGGACAAGCTCAGGTCTTTGGTACGCAAATGGCAGACATTGATAGAGGCTCATGTTGATGTCAAAACAACTGATAACTACACACTGAGGATGTTTTGTATTGCTTTTACAAAGAGAAGACCTAATCAGGTCAAGCGGACATGCTATGCACAATCAAGTCAAATAAGACAG ATTCGTAAAAAGATGGCAGAAATTATGGTTCGTGAAGCTTCGTCATGTGATTTGAAAGAGCTTGTCGCAAAATTTATTCCTGAGGTTATTGGAAAAGAAATTGAGAAAGCTACATCAAGTATTTATCCTTTACAGAATGTATTCATCCGCAAAGTTAAAATCTTGAAGGCTCCAAAATTTGACCTGGGAAAACTTATGGAG GTACATGGAGATTACTCTGAGGAAATTGGAGTCAAGGTGGATCGACCGGCAGACGAAACACCAGCTGAAGCTGAAGCAGAACTTGTAGGGGCCTAG